In Acaryochloris marina S15, a single genomic region encodes these proteins:
- the recQ gene encoding DNA helicase RecQ — MTLSSFASAPDFASLEAALKHYFGYDQFRAGQQQVIEAALQQQDLMVVMPTGGGKSLCFQLPGLLLPGLTVVISPLIALMQDQVTTLQVNDIPATFLNSSIDAATARQRIAEVFSGKIKLLYVAPERLLHESFLNLLDQVQAQTGLAAFAVDEAHCVSEWGHDFRPEYRRLAEVRQRYAQVPVYALTATATERVRQDIIQQLQLRQPFVHVASFNRPNLYYEVRPKSRQAYADLYREIRQHGQDSGIVYCLSRREVNEVSARLQADGISALPYHAGMSDKARTLNQERFIRDDVQVMVATVAFGMGIDKPDVRFVIHYNLPRNIEGYYQEAGRAGRDGESSKCLLFFSTKDIHTLEWLIEQKVDPETGNPLDNEQRIARQQLRQVIDYAESTVCRRTVQLGYFGETFGGDCGGCDNCCHPKPVEDWTIPAQKLLSCVARCQERYGMSYVIDVLRGSRNQKVLQRRHDQLSTYGIGKDKTVDQWRLLGRTLLHQGLVAETTDGYPVLKLNELSWEVLRHQRSVFVPVPVAPTQDRPNNARREEAEALFQRLRELRKELADQQSVPPYVIFADSSLKLMAQQQPQTMVEFAKISGVGKRKLDQYGQQFTAFIRSHRQEQGLPVVSEADAAELEEPSGPTTLKLSNTVLATLQLYQQGKTLEEIAAGRDLKVTTIATHLEDLIEAGQVGEIDGVVDCDRKQTIAEIIERIGPISLTKIREKLGNNYSYEEIRLVRAWWQRQQ; from the coding sequence ATGACCTTGAGTTCTTTTGCATCTGCTCCTGACTTTGCATCCTTGGAAGCGGCTCTAAAACACTATTTTGGGTATGACCAGTTTAGGGCTGGTCAGCAGCAAGTTATTGAGGCAGCACTACAGCAGCAAGATCTGATGGTCGTGATGCCGACGGGAGGTGGCAAATCCCTCTGTTTCCAGCTACCAGGTTTATTGTTGCCTGGGTTGACGGTGGTGATTTCTCCTTTGATTGCCCTGATGCAGGACCAGGTGACGACCCTGCAGGTCAATGATATTCCAGCAACATTTTTGAATAGCAGTATTGATGCGGCTACAGCTCGGCAACGGATTGCAGAAGTTTTTTCTGGGAAGATCAAGCTGCTGTATGTTGCACCAGAACGATTACTCCATGAATCTTTCCTTAATTTATTGGATCAGGTGCAGGCCCAGACAGGTTTAGCTGCATTTGCGGTGGATGAGGCCCATTGTGTTTCTGAGTGGGGACATGATTTTCGGCCTGAGTATCGTCGTTTGGCCGAGGTGCGGCAACGATATGCCCAGGTCCCTGTATATGCCTTAACGGCCACGGCGACGGAGCGGGTGCGACAAGACATTATCCAGCAACTGCAGTTGCGACAGCCTTTTGTCCATGTGGCTAGTTTTAACCGTCCTAACCTTTACTACGAGGTGCGCCCCAAATCACGGCAAGCTTATGCCGATCTCTATCGGGAGATTCGCCAGCATGGCCAAGACTCGGGCATTGTCTATTGTTTGAGTCGACGGGAAGTGAATGAAGTCTCAGCTCGATTGCAGGCGGATGGCATTAGTGCTTTGCCGTACCATGCGGGCATGAGCGATAAGGCTCGTACCCTTAATCAAGAGCGGTTTATTCGGGATGATGTCCAGGTGATGGTGGCTACGGTTGCCTTTGGCATGGGGATTGATAAGCCGGATGTGCGGTTTGTCATTCACTATAATTTGCCTCGCAATATCGAGGGGTATTACCAGGAGGCGGGCCGGGCGGGTCGGGATGGTGAATCGTCTAAGTGCCTGCTGTTCTTTAGTACGAAGGATATTCACACCCTTGAATGGCTGATTGAACAGAAAGTCGATCCAGAGACAGGCAACCCCTTAGATAATGAACAGCGGATTGCCCGCCAACAGTTACGCCAGGTGATTGACTATGCCGAAAGCACGGTTTGTCGGCGAACGGTACAGTTGGGGTATTTTGGCGAAACCTTTGGGGGAGACTGTGGGGGCTGTGATAACTGCTGCCATCCTAAACCCGTCGAAGATTGGACCATCCCGGCTCAAAAGCTGTTGTCCTGTGTGGCTCGTTGCCAGGAACGATATGGGATGAGCTATGTCATTGATGTGTTGCGAGGCTCACGCAATCAAAAGGTTCTGCAGCGACGCCATGACCAGCTTTCTACCTATGGGATTGGCAAAGACAAAACAGTGGATCAATGGCGATTGTTAGGACGGACGTTGCTGCATCAAGGTTTGGTTGCAGAAACTACCGATGGTTATCCGGTACTTAAGCTAAATGAACTGAGCTGGGAAGTGTTGCGGCATCAACGGTCCGTATTTGTTCCTGTGCCCGTTGCCCCGACTCAGGACAGGCCCAACAATGCTCGCCGGGAAGAGGCTGAAGCCTTGTTTCAACGGTTACGAGAGTTGCGAAAGGAGCTGGCGGATCAGCAGTCTGTTCCCCCGTACGTGATCTTTGCGGATTCTAGTTTGAAGCTGATGGCCCAGCAGCAGCCCCAGACCATGGTGGAGTTTGCCAAGATTTCGGGGGTCGGTAAGCGCAAGCTAGACCAATATGGCCAGCAATTTACGGCTTTTATTCGGTCTCATCGGCAGGAGCAGGGCTTGCCTGTGGTGAGCGAAGCAGATGCAGCTGAGCTGGAGGAGCCTTCGGGGCCAACTACGCTTAAGTTATCGAATACTGTATTGGCGACGCTCCAGCTCTATCAACAAGGAAAGACGCTAGAAGAAATTGCAGCTGGACGAGACCTGAAGGTTACGACCATTGCTACGCATTTGGAAGATTTGATTGAGGCAGGGCAGGTGGGAGAGATTGACGGAGTAGTGGATTGCGATCGCAAACAGACCATCGCCGAAAT